One region of Pseudomonas sp. B21-040 genomic DNA includes:
- the pyrH gene encoding UMP kinase — protein MAQQGSGYQARYKRILLKLSGEALMGSEEFGIDPKVLDRMALEVGQLVGIGVQVGLVIGGGNLFRGAALSAAGMDRVTGDHMGMLATVMNALAMRDALERANISAIVMSAISMVGVTDHYDRRKAMRHLNAKEVVIFAAGTGNPFFTTDSAACLRAIEIDADVVLKATKVDGVYTADPFKDPHAEKFDHLTYDEVLDRKLGVMDLTAICLCRDHKMPLRVFNMNKPGALLNIVHGGAEGTLIEEGQQ, from the coding sequence ATGGCTCAGCAGGGCAGTGGTTATCAGGCTCGCTATAAACGCATTCTACTCAAGCTTAGCGGCGAGGCCCTGATGGGCTCGGAAGAGTTCGGGATTGATCCGAAAGTTCTGGATCGCATGGCGCTGGAAGTCGGCCAATTGGTCGGCATCGGTGTTCAGGTCGGTCTGGTGATCGGTGGTGGTAACCTGTTCCGCGGTGCGGCGCTGAGCGCGGCCGGCATGGATCGGGTAACTGGCGACCACATGGGCATGCTGGCCACTGTGATGAACGCCCTGGCCATGCGCGATGCGCTGGAGCGTGCCAATATCTCGGCCATCGTGATGTCGGCCATTTCCATGGTAGGCGTGACCGATCACTATGATCGCCGCAAAGCCATGCGCCATCTGAACGCCAAAGAGGTCGTGATTTTCGCGGCCGGTACCGGTAATCCGTTTTTCACCACGGATTCGGCAGCTTGCTTGCGAGCGATCGAAATCGACGCCGATGTCGTGCTCAAGGCGACCAAGGTCGATGGCGTCTACACCGCTGACCCGTTCAAAGACCCGCATGCCGAGAAGTTCGATCATCTGACTTACGATGAAGTGCTGGATCGCAAGCTGGGCGTGATGGATCTGACGGCTATTTGCCTGTGTCGCGACCACAAGATGCCGTTGCGCGTCTTTAACATGAACAAGCCCGGCGCCTTGCTGAACATCGTGCATGGCGGCGCTGAAGGGACCCTGATCGAGGAAGGCCAACAATGA
- the frr gene encoding ribosome recycling factor, translating to MINEIKKDAKERMQKSVESLAHNFGRIRTGQAHPSILEGVMVPYYGSDTPIKQVANITVKDARTLQVVAFERNMLGAVDKAIGSAGLNLNPTNLGELLLISMPALTEETRRGFTKQARDVAEDARVAVRNIRRDANSQLKDLVKEKEISEDEERRATGEIDDLTKKFVAEIDAKLAEKEKDLMAV from the coding sequence ATGATCAACGAAATCAAGAAAGACGCTAAAGAGCGTATGCAAAAATCCGTGGAATCGCTGGCGCACAACTTTGGCCGTATCCGTACGGGCCAGGCGCACCCAAGCATTCTGGAGGGTGTGATGGTTCCTTACTACGGTTCCGACACGCCGATCAAGCAAGTGGCGAACATTACTGTCAAAGACGCCCGTACCCTGCAAGTCGTTGCCTTTGAGCGCAACATGCTGGGTGCTGTCGACAAAGCCATTGGCAGTGCCGGTCTGAACCTGAACCCGACCAACCTGGGTGAATTGCTGCTGATCAGCATGCCGGCCCTGACTGAAGAAACCCGCCGCGGTTTCACCAAGCAGGCTCGCGATGTCGCTGAAGACGCCCGTGTTGCAGTGCGCAACATCCGTCGTGATGCGAACAGTCAGCTCAAGGACCTGGTCAAGGAAAAAGAAATCAGTGAAGACGAAGAGCGTCGTGCCACCGGCGAGATTGATGATCTGACCAAGAAATTCGTGGCTGAAATCGACGCGAAGCTGGCAGAGAAAGAAAAAGACCTGATGGCCGTATAA
- the uppS gene encoding polyprenyl diphosphate synthase, with amino-acid sequence MDKTKQTVPSAVPRHVAIIMDGNNRWAKKRFMPGVAGHKAGVDAVRAVIEVCAEAKVEVLTLFAFSSENWQRPADEVSALMDLFFKALRREAKRLNDNNISLRIIGDRSRFHPELQAAMREAEAMTVGANRFVLQIAANYGGQWDIAQAAQRLAREVQAGHLRPEDITPELLQTCLATGDLPLPDLCIRTGGEHRISNFLLWQLAYAELYFSDLFWPDFKHDAMRNALADFASRQRRFGKTSEQVEAGARF; translated from the coding sequence ATGGATAAGACCAAGCAGACTGTACCGTCCGCGGTGCCGCGCCATGTCGCGATCATCATGGATGGTAATAATCGCTGGGCGAAGAAGCGCTTTATGCCGGGTGTTGCCGGGCATAAAGCGGGTGTGGACGCGGTGCGTGCGGTAATCGAGGTGTGCGCTGAGGCCAAGGTCGAGGTGTTGACCCTGTTCGCCTTCTCCAGTGAAAACTGGCAGCGCCCGGCTGATGAGGTCAGTGCCTTGATGGATTTGTTCTTCAAAGCGTTGCGTCGTGAGGCCAAGCGCCTCAACGACAACAATATCAGTCTGCGCATCATCGGCGATCGCTCGCGTTTTCACCCCGAACTTCAAGCAGCCATGCGTGAAGCGGAAGCGATGACCGTCGGGGCCAACCGCTTTGTCTTGCAAATCGCCGCCAACTACGGCGGTCAGTGGGATATCGCGCAGGCTGCCCAGCGTCTGGCGCGGGAAGTTCAGGCCGGGCATCTGCGCCCGGAAGACATCACCCCTGAATTGCTGCAGACCTGTCTGGCCACCGGTGATCTGCCGTTGCCGGACTTGTGCATCCGTACCGGTGGCGAGCACCGCATCAGTAACTTCCTGCTGTGGCAGTTGGCCTACGCCGAGTTGTACTTCTCCGACCTGTTCTGGCCGGACTTCAAACACGACGCCATGCGAAACGCGCTGGCCGATTTCGCTTCTCGCCAGCGCCGCTTCGGTAAAACGAGCGAGCAGGTCGAGGCTGGAGCCCGGTTTTAA
- a CDS encoding phosphatidate cytidylyltransferase, protein MLKQRIITALILLPIALCGFFLLEGSGFALFIGLVVTLGAWEWARLAGFTAQPVRVAYAVVVALMLFVMHILPGLAPWVLGASVLWWGVATYLVLTYPRSSEHWASAACKLVIGLLILLPAWQGLVQIKQEPLGNWLIMAVMVLVWGADIGAYFSGRAFGKRKLAPQVSPGKSWEGVYGGLVLSLVITAIVGLVRDWSFAQMLMGLVGAAVIVFISVVGDLTESMFKRQSGIKDSSNLLPGHGGVLDRIDSLTAAIPVFAVLLWMAAP, encoded by the coding sequence ATGCTTAAACAACGAATCATTACTGCGCTGATCCTGCTGCCGATCGCTTTGTGCGGTTTTTTCCTGCTCGAAGGTTCCGGCTTTGCGCTGTTTATCGGGCTAGTAGTGACGCTCGGTGCCTGGGAGTGGGCCAGGCTGGCCGGTTTCACCGCTCAGCCGGTTCGCGTTGCCTATGCCGTCGTGGTCGCATTGATGCTGTTTGTCATGCACATCCTGCCGGGGCTTGCGCCTTGGGTTCTGGGCGCTTCAGTGCTCTGGTGGGGCGTGGCGACGTATCTGGTGCTGACCTACCCGCGTTCCAGCGAACACTGGGCCAGTGCCGCCTGCAAGCTGGTGATCGGTTTGCTGATCCTGTTGCCGGCCTGGCAAGGTCTGGTCCAGATCAAGCAGGAACCCTTGGGTAACTGGTTGATCATGGCCGTGATGGTGCTGGTATGGGGCGCGGATATTGGTGCGTATTTTTCCGGCCGTGCCTTTGGCAAGCGCAAGCTGGCGCCACAGGTCAGTCCCGGCAAGAGCTGGGAAGGCGTTTACGGTGGCCTGGTGCTGAGCCTGGTGATCACAGCGATCGTCGGCCTGGTGCGCGACTGGAGTTTCGCCCAGATGCTCATGGGGTTGGTCGGTGCTGCAGTCATCGTCTTCATTTCGGTGGTGGGTGACCTCACCGAGAGCATGTTCAAACGTCAATCAGGCATCAAGGACAGCAGTAACCTGCTGCCAGGGCATGGCGGTGTCCTTGACCGAATCGATAGCCTGACGGCAGCGATCCCGGTATTCGCCGTATTGTTGTGGATGGCTGCACCGTGA
- the ispC gene encoding 1-deoxy-D-xylulose-5-phosphate reductoisomerase gives MSRPQQITVLGATGSIGLSTLDVIARHPERYQVFALSGFTRLSELLALCVRHTPRFAVVPEAGPARGLQDDLRAAGLSTRVLVGEEGLCQVASDPEVDAVMAAIVGAAGLRPTLAAVEAGKKILLANKEALVMSGALFMQAVHKSGSVLLPIDSEHNAIFQCMPQDFARGLGVVGVRRILLTASGGPFRQTPMAELAHVSPEQACAHPNWSMGRKISVDSASMMNKGLELIEACWLFDAKPSQVEVVIHPQSVIHSLVDYIDGSVLAQLGNPDMRTPIANALAWPERIDSGVAPLDLFAIARLDFQAPDEERFPCLRLARQAAEAGNSAPAMLNAANEVAVAAFLDGRVRYLEIASIIEEVLNLEPVVAVGDLEAVFTADEKARVLAGQWLSRHGR, from the coding sequence GTGAGTCGCCCTCAGCAGATTACTGTTCTGGGGGCGACCGGTTCGATTGGTCTGAGCACTCTGGATGTCATTGCTCGCCATCCCGAGCGTTATCAAGTCTTTGCCTTGAGCGGTTTTACTCGTTTGAGTGAATTGCTGGCGCTGTGTGTGCGCCACACCCCGCGATTCGCCGTCGTGCCTGAGGCGGGCCCTGCTCGTGGCTTGCAGGACGACTTGCGCGCTGCCGGCCTGTCGACCCGGGTATTGGTGGGCGAGGAGGGGTTGTGTCAGGTGGCCTCCGATCCTGAAGTCGATGCCGTCATGGCGGCCATCGTGGGTGCTGCGGGTTTGCGCCCGACCCTGGCAGCAGTTGAAGCCGGCAAGAAAATCCTGCTGGCTAACAAAGAAGCGCTGGTGATGTCCGGGGCGCTGTTCATGCAAGCCGTGCACAAAAGCGGTTCGGTATTGCTGCCGATCGACAGCGAGCACAACGCGATTTTCCAGTGCATGCCGCAGGATTTCGCCCGTGGGCTTGGCGTGGTCGGCGTACGCCGGATTTTACTGACAGCCTCTGGTGGTCCGTTCCGACAGACGCCGATGGCCGAATTGGCACATGTTTCCCCTGAGCAAGCCTGTGCGCACCCGAACTGGTCCATGGGACGCAAGATTTCGGTCGATTCGGCGAGCATGATGAACAAAGGGCTCGAGTTGATCGAAGCCTGCTGGCTGTTCGACGCCAAGCCGTCCCAGGTTGAAGTGGTTATTCACCCTCAGAGCGTGATCCATTCCCTGGTCGACTATATCGATGGTTCGGTGCTGGCTCAGTTGGGCAATCCGGACATGCGCACCCCGATCGCCAATGCCCTGGCCTGGCCAGAACGTATTGACTCCGGCGTGGCACCGCTGGATCTGTTCGCTATTGCGCGTCTGGATTTCCAGGCGCCCGATGAAGAGCGTTTCCCTTGCCTGCGCCTTGCGCGCCAGGCAGCCGAGGCTGGCAACAGCGCGCCAGCGATGCTGAATGCAGCGAATGAAGTGGCTGTTGCAGCCTTTCTCGACGGGCGGGTCCGCTACCTGGAAATCGCGAGTATTATCGAAGAAGTGTTGAACCTCGAGCCTGTCGTCGCAGTGGGCGATCTCGAGGCCGTGTTTACGGCTGACGAGAAAGCGCGAGTGCTGGCCGGGCAATGGTTGAGTCGTCACGGGCGGTAA
- the rseP gene encoding sigma E protease regulator RseP — MSALYMIFGTLVALGVLVTFHEFGHFWVARRCGVKVLRFSVGFGMPLLRWHDKKGTEFVVAAIPLGGYVKMLDEREGEVPVDQLEHSFNRKSVRQRIAIVAAGPIANFLLAMVFFWVLAMLGSEQVRPVIGAVESGSVAARSGLSAGQEIIAIDGEPTSGWAAVNLQLVRRLGESGTLQLLVREQGSTTDSPRELVLDKWLKGADEPDPIRSLGIRPWRPALPPVLAELDPKGPAQAAGLKTGDRLLALDGKALDDWQQVVDTVRMHPDTKIMLRIERDGAQIDVPVTLASRGESKAPTGYMGAGVKAVDWPPEMVREVSYGPLAAIGEGARRTWTMSVLTLDSLKKMLFGELSVKNLSGPITIAKVAGASAQSGVADFLNFLAYLSISLGVLNLLPIPVLDGGHLLFYLIEWARGRPLSDRVQGWGIQIGISLVVGVMLLALVNDLGRL, encoded by the coding sequence ATGAGCGCGCTCTATATGATTTTCGGCACCCTGGTGGCTTTGGGTGTGCTGGTTACCTTCCACGAATTCGGCCATTTCTGGGTCGCACGTCGCTGTGGGGTCAAAGTGCTGCGTTTCTCCGTAGGCTTCGGTATGCCGCTGCTGCGCTGGCACGACAAGAAAGGTACTGAGTTTGTAGTGGCTGCCATTCCATTGGGTGGCTACGTGAAGATGCTCGATGAGCGTGAAGGCGAAGTGCCGGTCGATCAGCTCGAACATTCTTTCAATCGCAAATCTGTCCGTCAGCGTATTGCGATCGTGGCGGCAGGCCCGATCGCCAACTTCTTGTTGGCAATGGTGTTTTTCTGGGTGTTGGCCATGCTCGGCAGCGAGCAGGTACGGCCCGTCATTGGTGCGGTCGAGTCTGGCAGTGTTGCCGCCCGGTCTGGTTTGAGCGCAGGTCAGGAAATCATTGCCATTGATGGCGAACCAACGTCCGGTTGGGCTGCGGTGAATCTGCAATTGGTTCGTCGTCTTGGTGAGAGCGGAACCCTTCAATTATTGGTGCGTGAGCAGGGTTCCACGACGGATTCCCCACGTGAGCTGGTGCTGGATAAGTGGCTTAAAGGTGCCGACGAGCCAGATCCGATTCGTTCGCTGGGCATTCGTCCTTGGCGCCCGGCGTTACCGCCAGTGCTCGCCGAACTCGATCCGAAGGGGCCGGCACAGGCTGCGGGCCTGAAAACCGGTGATCGCTTGCTTGCCCTTGACGGCAAGGCGCTGGATGACTGGCAGCAAGTGGTCGACACCGTGCGTATGCATCCAGATACCAAAATCATGCTGCGCATCGAGCGCGATGGTGCTCAAATCGACGTCCCTGTGACGTTGGCCTCTCGCGGCGAGAGCAAGGCACCTACCGGTTACATGGGGGCCGGAGTGAAAGCGGTCGATTGGCCGCCAGAGATGGTTCGAGAAGTCAGTTACGGTCCATTGGCTGCGATTGGAGAGGGCGCGCGACGCACTTGGACCATGAGCGTGCTGACCCTCGATTCACTCAAGAAAATGTTGTTCGGTGAGCTCTCGGTAAAAAACTTGAGTGGACCGATAACCATTGCTAAAGTGGCGGGCGCTTCTGCCCAGTCGGGCGTAGCTGATTTCCTGAATTTCCTTGCATATCTGAGTATTAGCCTGGGAGTTCTGAATTTGTTGCCCATTCCTGTACTGGATGGGGGGCATTTGTTGTTTTATCTGATCGAGTGGGCGCGTGGTCGCCCCTTGTCAGATCGGGTGCAGGGTTGGGGGATACAGATCGGTATCAGTTTGGTGGTCGGGGTGATGTTGCTTGCTCTGGTCAATGATTTGGGCCGTCTGTAA